The Phocoena sinus isolate mPhoSin1 chromosome 12, mPhoSin1.pri, whole genome shotgun sequence genome includes a window with the following:
- the LOC116763273 gene encoding translation initiation factor IF-2-like: protein MQTAPTRLRAPPGSPPRGEPFCGRCTRKPRAPPPEPSIESVPSFLASFLLSFLPSFLAREEKGVAEMPTAGSCAAHAGPQAGGPALAPPGRPPPASAARPPPPLPEDWRPAAAAAAAVARRCTPLLGQGIPRISQRAGPPSRGLPHPRPLRPSPSGRPPEAGGARREGPWGPAEAISCKVKRAPNAKGDRKNTAPRPLTEPRNLDSRRSARPNGLSTHPKAAPSTPKSRRAGIWLTGRETLQVAPGSRELQRPGHNLAKTCATVTEDVPVETLLRRGETALGGAPLASSPPPHLQPTSRRPPASGPRAPRAAVSSRPPPGDRGGRRARHGGPSPSGRGGSSQQQRRPLTWKVTAEKKEEEDAPRFSMENATLHLLSSSYCLSGADYTSNLWDGHRA, encoded by the exons ATGCAAACCGCCCCCACCCGTCTCCGCGCGCCCCCGGGCAGCCCGCCGCGCGGGGAGCCGTTCTGCGGCCGGTGCACCCGCAAGCCGAGGGCGCCTCCGCCTGAACCTTCCATCGAGTCAGTCCCCTCCTTCCtcgcttccttccttctctcgttccttccttccttcctcgctCGCGAGGAGAAAGGAGTCGCCGAAATGCCAACAGCCGGCTCCTGCGCTGCGCACGCTGGGCCGCAGGCCGGCGGCCCGGCCCTCGCGCCGCCCGGCCGCCCGCCCCCGGCCAGCGCCGCGCGGCCCCCTCCCCCGCTACCTGAAGACTGGCGGCCGGCGGCCGCGGCAGCCGCAGCGGTGGCCCGGCGGTGCACGCCG CTCCTCGGCCAGGGTATTCCCCGCATTTCCCAACGCGCCGGACCCCCCTCCCGAGGtctcccccatccccgccccctcCGACCCTCACCCTCTGGACGCCCGCCCGAAGCCGGGGGcgcgcggcgggaggggccgtgGGGTCCGGCGGAGGCGATTTCGTGTAAAGTGAAACGAGCTCCTAATGctaaaggagacaggaaaaacACCGCGCCGAGGCCACTTACCGAGCCGAGGAACCTAGATTCCCGCCGCTCTGCTCGCCCGAATGGTCTGTCCACGCACCCCAAGGCTGCACCCAGCACCCCAAAGTCGAGACGTGCAGGAATATGGTTAACTGGCCGGGAGACCCTCCAAGTTGCTCCGGGCTCCCGGGAGCTTCAACGTCCAGGACACAACTTGGCCAAGACTTGTGCCACAGTCACCGAAGATGTTCCTGTGGAGACCCTCCTCCGGCGGGGAGAGACAGCGCTCGGCGGCGCCCCGCTCgcctcctctccaccccctcaCCTCCAGCCCACCTCCCGCCGGCCGCCAGCCTCCGGGCCGCGAGCCCCTCGGGCGGCTGTCAGCTCCCGGCCGCCGCCGGGTGACAGGGGCGGGAGGAGGGCGCGACACGGCGGCCCGAGCCCAAGTGGGCGAGGGGGATCCTCGCAGCAGCAGCGGCGGCCGCTCACCTGGAAAGTCACCGctgagaagaaggaggaggaggacg